A part of Arachis hypogaea cultivar Tifrunner chromosome 12, arahy.Tifrunner.gnm2.J5K5, whole genome shotgun sequence genomic DNA contains:
- the LOC112727720 gene encoding uncharacterized protein, with amino-acid sequence MDAVTYSALELSYNWLESEEMKDVLLLCSVMGSFFIPEYIVTCAMGLDLFKGINTLAAARNRLFRILDTLKASCLMYEGRMSSCLLYVHDIVREVAVSIAKRDRHVFTTKHGDALKEWPTEGFLRSCSQIVLDNCIINKLPEKLDCPNLLLFVLNSADRSLEIPDSFFEGMKSLKVLELRCINLPLLPTSICGLTSLQTLHLFICVLQSMDGIGALKNLEILNLWCSSMINFPSEIGQLTKLKMLLMCYSGVEVIPQNIISRLISLEEFYMRGISIDWNGENLVSKTKNASLDEFRQLLNLTALGLEVREACMLPSDLMFDKLERYNIAIGDVWEGFDIDDETLKTLKLKLETNIHLEPGIKGLIKRAENLYLDEVGGISNVLYQLNGDGFPQLKHLHIQNNALIQHIIDFKERTHVPSPSFPNLEKLVIQNLDQMEKIYDGPLANNSFAKLQAIKVENCNKVKYLLSVSIVKSMSQLSELEVSRCKLMERIVFEDGDASVMNDETVETIQFPLLHSLTLQHLDELKSFFSHQPTSSAIPLFNNQVAFPNLDTLKLSSLNLSKIWKDNRHSFYKLRNLIVENCDGPKYLFSSTMVESFSNLIKLEISECHLMEEIIDPVDRDNNIITLEEVRFSKLQTIILKDMKSLKKIWYKEFSKVKTLQVNNCEKIRVIFPSSMQKAYNDLEALMVIDCVSVEEIFQLSSDENCNTERTQLKKITLKKLPKLKQIWSKDLEGALCFCNLEEIYVENCENLEFVFPCSVATSCSHLKELSIKWCGNMKQIVALKDEPTVSTTSFEFNHLNTLLLWRLYNLKGFYAGNHTLTCPSLRKLDVTLCVKLNLYRTLSTSGHQKLPDQAYIVSTEQQLVAEQVIPNLEHLRIDEKDASKIFQSQNIGPFFNKISSLSLCMYEDEGSTFPNQVLQNICSLKSLGVEWSSFKKIFQDKRLGEKKNCAKLQRLTLHQLPNLQHICEEGLQIDPVLELLESLCVDGCSSLKNLVPSSVSFCYLTYLEVVNCNSMINLLSPPTARSLTQLIVMKVIQCDSLEEIISKEGEEMTNDIIFFCLETLVLDCLPGLGRFCSQKCFLRFPLLHEVLVRECARMMYFSEGNTTSTPMLQKVQTSENSKEFSWKGNLNGTIKNMFEDKVRSFKDLNLSKYPELKELWYGQLRSNIFNNLKKLVVHNCEFLTDVLFYPNLIDALVNLEELDVRDCNSLMAVFDIVKETFAEEIVVKKCSLLKKLILCSLPNLKHIWKEDPNTTLSFQNLCQVSVMDCPSLKSLFPLSVAIDMAQLEGLVVSRCGIEEIVDNKRQTREMIKFVFPHLRTLWLQKLLKLRTFFSSIYSIQCKSLIDLFVVNCPKLTLFQTTYLSCQERASDDKISIPMHQPLFPVEEVLPNLYTLAVNNNDVEVILQSMYSQHQYDKLELLRVIQFETEGTTFPYWFLENTQNLETLIVEWSSFVEIFHDQSIASEEGQVTISTRLRNLTLNELHDLGHICKEGFEIDPVLQHLEQIDVAQCSTLVNLVPSSVTFTCLTHLEVVNCNGMINLITCSTAKSLVKLTTMKIESCNLLQDIVNANENEEDKEIAFSSLETLELVSLPRLRRFCSCKCSLLFPLLENVFVEGCHRMEVFSIGDTSTPNLQKVQIEDLNGTINKMFEDKVSFCISKHLTLSDYPELRDFWYVKEYHNLFSNLKSLVVQKCDFLSTVLFTSNTLQVLHELEELEVRNCDSLVTLFDVKEMKSNGAMVKQASKLKKLSLSSLLKLRHIWNADPCEIVSFENLCTVDVVECKSLLYLFPLSVCLDLPYIEKLNIESCGVEEIVSVEKESTEINFTFPHLSYLKFFQLEKLKSFYMGRFTLECPSLKTLNVYRCEALQMFTFNHSVLQQPHQIEEIHDALIPQALFSIEKLSRNLLEELALNGKDALMIINGHMEEAKFPKVKVLRMQCLCDTQLTCWNDLPEIFPNVVGLQVRQSSMQTLFPVEGTAHCSTRIAQQVTSLVLFEMEHLKHIWHEESLSDQPVPQNLEILTVHTCPNMVSVVSSSVLFQSLKELHVENCKGMTHLITSLLAKRLMQLEMLTIKNCEMIKDVVNVDDEEEEAEEDIIFENLQYLELFALISLRSFCYGKHTLVFPSLTQFIVKGCPQMGIFSPGSIVAPILRGVEVENKRKRWKGDLNTTIEQLFKDNQEVSQFNED; translated from the exons ATGGATGCGGTCACTTATTCAGCACTGGAATTGAGTTACAATTGGTTGGAATCTGAGGAGATGAAGGATGTACTCTTGCTTTGTTCCGTAATGGGATCCTTTTTTATTCCAGAGTACATAGTGACATGCGCCATGGGTTTAGACCTATTTAAAGGAATAAACACACTAGCCGCTGCAAGAAATAGGTTATTCAGAATACTTGACACCTTGAAGGCCTCTTGTCTGATGTATGAAGGTCGTATGTCTTCTTGTCTGTTGTATGTGCATGACATTGTTCGTGAAGTAGCTGTATCCATAGCAAAACGGGATCGCCATGTTTTTACAACAAAGCATGGAGATGCCTTGAAGGAATGGCCGACAGAGGGATTTCTAAGAAGCTGCTCCCAGATTGTCCTGGATAATTGCATCAtcaataagcttcctgaaaagttAGATTGtcctaatcttttgctttttGTATTGAATAGTGCTGATCGTTCTCTGGAAATCCCTGATTCTTTCTTTGAGGGAATGAAAAGCCTCAAAGTGTTAGAATTGAGATGCATAAACTTGCCTTTGTTACCAACATCTATTTGTGGGCTAACTAGCCTTCAAACATTGCACTTGTTTATATGTGTTCTACAAAGTATGGATGGAATAGGAGCTTTGAAAAATCTAGAAATTCTTAACCTCTGGTGTTCTTCCATGATAAACTTTCCTAGTGAAATTGGTCAGTTGACTAAGCTAAAAATGTTACTTATGTGCTACTCTGGAGTTGAAGTCATCCCGCAAAACATCATATCAAGATTGATCAGTTTGGAGGAGTTTTACATGAGAGGTATTTCAATTGATTGGAATGGTGAAAATTTAGTCAGCAAAACAAAAAATGCCAGCCTTGATGAATTCCGACAGTTGTTGAACTTGACAGCTCTAGGATTAGAAGTTCGTGAGGCTTGCATGTTGCCAAGTGATCTGATGTTTGATAAATTAGAAAGGTACAATATAGCTATTGGAGATGTCTGGGAAGGGTTTGATATTGATGATGAAACACTGAAGACGTTGAAGCTCAAGCTTGAGACCAATATTCACTTGGAGCCCGGGATCAAAGGATTGATTAAAAGAGCAGAGAATTTGTATTTGGATGAAGTTGGAGGCATTTCGAATGTACTCTATCAATTGAATGGAGACGGATTTCCTCAACTGAAGCACCTCCACATCCAAAATAATGCCTTAATTCAGCACATCATTGATTTTAAAGAGAGGACTCATGTTCCATCCCCCTCATTTCCAAACCTGGAAAAACTGGTCATTCAGAATCTCGATCAGATGGAGAAAATTTATGATGGGCCACTTGCGAACAATTCTTTTGCCAAGCTCCAGGCCATCAAAGTTGAAAACTGTAATAAAGTGAAATATCTTCTCTCTGTTTCCATAGTTAAAAGCATGTCTCAGCTTTCAGAGCTCGAAGTTTCTCGATGCAAACTTATGGAAAGGATCGTGTTTGAAGATGGTGATGCAAGTGTAATGAATGACGAAACTGTTGAAACCATTCAGTTTCCATTGCTCCATTCTCTAACTTTACAACATTTGGATGAGCTTAAAAGTTTCTTTTCTCATCAGCCAACATCTTCTGCTATACCCCTTTTTAACAATCAA GTTGCATTTCCTAATTTGGACACTTTGAAGTTGAGCTCACTCAATTTGAGCAAAATTTGGAAGGATAATCGACACTCTTTTTACAAATTGAGAAATTTGATTGTTGAAAATTGTGATGGTCCAAAGTATTTGTTCTCATCTACTATGGTGGAGAGTTTTTCCAACCTCATAAAGCTTGAAATAAGTGAATGCCATCTAATGGAGGAGATAATAGATCCGGTAGACAGGGACAACAATATTATCACGCTAGAAGAG GTTCGATTCTCCAAATTGCAAACAATTATCTTAAAGGACATGAAGAGTTTGAAGAAGATATGGTACAAAGAATTTTCTAAAGTGAAGACATTACAAGTCAACAATTGTGAGAAAATTAGAGTAATTTTTCCTTCTTCGATGCAGAAAGCATATAATGATCTAGAGGCATTAATGGTAATCGATTGTGTTTCAGTAGAAGAGATATTTCAACTGAGTTCTGATGAAAATTGTAATACAGAACGAacacaacttaaaaaaattacTCTAAAAAAATTGCCAAAGCTAAAACAAATATGGAGCAAGGATCTTGAAGGAGCTCTTTGCTTTTGCAATCTAGAGGAAATATATGTAGAGAACTGCGAAAACTTGGAATTTGTATTTCCATGTTCAGTAGCCACAAGTTGCTCGCATCTTAAAGAACTTTCAATTAAATGGTGTGGAAACATGAAGCAAATTGTTGCATTGAAGGATGAACCGACGGTCTCAACTACTTCCTTTGAGTTTAACCATTTAAACACTTTGTTGCTTTGGAGGTTATATAATCTCAAAGGGTTCTATGCAGGAAATCACACATTAACATGTCCATCTTTGAGAAAATTAGATGTTACACTATGTGTGAAATTAAATTTGTACAGAACCCTTTCTACAAGTGgccatcaaaagcttcctgatcAAGCATACATTGTTTCAACGGAGCAACAGTTGGTAGCTGAACAG GTAATTCCTAATTTGGAACACTTGAGAATAGACGAAAAGGATGCTAGCAAGATATTTCAATCCCAAAATATAGGTCCTTTCTTCAACAAAATATCATCTCTTAGTCTGTGTATGTATGAGGACGAAGGTTCTACTTTTCCCAATCAGGTTTTGCAGAATATATGCAGTTTGAAATCGCTAGGCGTTGAGTGGAGTTCCTTTAAGAAGATATTTCAAGATAAAAGACTTGGAGAGAAAAAGAATTGTGCAAAACTCCAACGGTTAACACTGCATCAATTACCAAATCTTCAACATATATGTGAAGAAGGACTGCAAATTGAcccagttcttgagcttcttgaATCGTTATGTGTTGATGGATGTTCAAGTTTGAAAAACCTGGTTCCTTCCTCTGTTAGCTTTTGCTATTTGACCTATCTTGAGGTAGTAAATTGTAATAGTATGATAAACTTACTTTCACCTCCTACAGCAAGAAGTCTAACCCAGCTCATAGTAATGAAGGTAATACAATGTGATTCACTTGAGGAAATAATATCCAAAGAGGGTGAAGAGATGACAAATGACATCATATTTTTCTGTTTGGAAACTTTGGTGTTGGATTGTTTACCAGGACTCGGTAGGTTTTGCTCGCAAAAGTGCTTTCTAAGGTTCCCATTGTTGCATGAGGTACTAGTTAGAGAATGTGCTCGCATGATGTACTTCTCTGAGGGGAACACGACAAGCACACCAATGCTTCAAAAAGTACAAACATCAGAGAATAGTAAAGAATTTTCTTGGAAAGGAAATTTGAATGGCACCATAAAAAACATGTTTGAAGATAAG GTACGTAGTTTCAAGGATTTAAATCTATCAAAATATCCTGAGCTAAAAGAGTTATGGTATGGTCAACTTCGGAGCAATATATTCAACAATTTGAAGAAGTTAGTGGTTCACAATTGTGAGTTTTTAACCGATGTGCTCTTTTATCCAAATTTAATAGATGCGCTTGTGAATTTGGAAGAACTAGATGTAAGAGACTGTAATTCTTTAATGGCTGTGTTTGATATTGTGAAAGAAACATTTGCGGAAGAAATTGTGGTAAAGAAATGTTCTCTTTTGAAAAAGTTAATTCTTTGCAGTCTTCCAAATTTGAAGCATATTTGGAAGGAAGATCCCAACACAACTTTGAGCTTTCAGAATCTATGTCAAGTCTCTGTTATGGATTGTCCAAGCTTAAAAAGTCTCTTTCCACTCTCTGTAGCTATTGATATGGCCCAACTTGAAGGCCTTGTAGTATCAAGATGTGGGATTGAGGAGATAGTTGATAATAAAAGACAGACAAGGGAGATGATTAAATTTGTGTTTCCTCATTTAAGGACCTTGTGGCTACAAAAGTTGCTTAAACTGAGGACATTCTTTTCTAGCATCTATTCTATTCAATGTAAATCTTTGATAGATTTGTTTGTGGTCAACTGTCCAAAATTGACGCTATTTCAGACAACATATCTCAGTTGCCAAGAGCGAGCTTCGGATGATAAAATTTCTATCCCAATGCATCAACCTCTTTTCCCAGTTGAAGAG GTACTTCCAAACTTGTATACTTTGGCAGTGAACAATAATGATGTTGAGGTTATATTGCAAAGCATGTATTCACAACACCAATACGACAAACTTGAACTTCTTAGGGTGATCCAATTTGAAACAGAAGGCACCACATTCCCATATTGGTTTTTGGAAAATACGCAGAATTTGGAGACACTAATTGTAGAATGGAGTTCTTTTGTAGAAATATTTCATGATCAAAGCATTGCTAGTGAGGAGGGACAAGTCACAATTAGCACACGGCTAAGGAACCTTACTCTAAATGAGCTACATGACCTTGGTCATATATGTAAAGAAGGATTTGAAATTGACCCTGTTCTCCAACATCTTGAACAGATAGATGTTGCTCAGTGTTCTACTTTGGTAAACTTGGTGCCTTCCTCTGTTACCTTTACTTGCTTGACACATTTGGAGGTAGTAAACTGCAATGGAATGATCAATTTGATAACATGCTCAACAGCAAAGAGTCTTGTCAAGCTCACAACAATGAAAATTGAATCATGCAATTTACTACAAGATATAGTGAATGCAAATGAAAATGAGGAAGACAAAGAAATTGCATTCTCCAGCTTAGAGACACTAGAACTTGTGTCTTTACCAAGGTTGCGTAGGTTTTGCTCATGCAAATGCTCCCTTCTATTTCCGCTGTTGGAGAATGTATTTGTGGAAGGATGCCATCGAATGGAAGTTTTCTCTATAGGAGACACAAGCACACCAAATCTTCAAAAAGTTCAAATAGAAGATTTGAATGGAACAATAAACAAAATGTTTGAGGATAAG GTATCATTTTGTATATCCAAACATTTGACCCTGTCTGATTATCCAGAGTTGAGAGATTTTTGGTATGTCAAAGAATATCATAATTTATTTAGCAATTTAAAATCTCTAGTGGTGCAAAAATGTGACTTTTTATCAACTGTTCTTTTTACGTCAAACACATTACAAGTTCTTCATGAATTAGAAGAACTGGAAGTAAGGAATTGTGATTCATTAGTAACACTGTTTGATGTGAAAGAAATGAAGTCTAATGGAGCAATGGTGAAACAAGCTAGCAAATTGAAAAAATTAAGCTTGTCTAGCTTACTGAAGTTAAGGCACATATGGAATGCAGACCCTTGCGAAATTGTGAGTTTTGAAAACTTGTGCACAGTGGATGTTGTTGAGTGCAAAAGTCTCTTGTATTTATTTCCACTCTCAGTATGCCTTGATCTCCCATATATTGAAAAGTTGAATATAGAGTCTTGTGGAGTTGAAGAAATTGTTTCAGTGGAGAAAGAATCAACTGAAATCAACTTTACCTTTCCTCACTTGAGTTACTTGAAATTTTTTCAACTGGAAAAACTCAAGAGTTTCTATATGGGAAGATTTACTTTAGAGTGCCCTTCATTAAAGACATTAAATGTATATCGCTGTGAGGCGCTACAAATGTTTACTTTCAACCATTCAGTTCTCCAACAGCCTCATCAGATAGAAGAAATTCATGATGCGCTTATTCCTCAAGCACTCTTTTCTATTGAAAAG CTAAGCCGCAACTTATTGGAAGAATTGGCACTAAATGGCAAGGATGCATTGATGATAATCAATGGCCACATGGAAGAAGCTAAATTTCCAAAAGTGAAGGTTCTTCGCATGCAATGCCTTTGTGACACACAACTTACTTGTTGGAATGATTTACCTGAAATATTTCCCAATGTAGTGGGTCTTCAAGTAAGACAAAGTTCTATGCAAACATTGTTTCCCGTTGAAGGAACTGCTCATTGCAGTACAAGAATTGCTCAGCAAGTGACGTCATTGGTGCTTTTTGAAATGGAACATCTCAAACATATTTGGCACGAAGAATCTCTATCTGATCAACCTGTCCCTCAAAATCTTGAGATTTTAACTGTTCACACTTGTCCTAATATGGTAAGCGTGGTGTCATCTTCAGTGTTATTCCAAAGTTTGAAAGAGTTGCATGTTGAAAACTGCAAAGGGATGACTCATTTGATAACATCCTTGCTTGCTAAAAGGCTAATGCAACTAGAAATGCTGACAATAAAAAATTGTGAGATGATAAAGGATGTTGTGAatgttgatgatgaagaagaagaagcagaggaagATATCATATTTGAGAACTTGCAATACTTAGAACTCTTTGCTCTGATTAGTTTGAGAAGTTTTTGCTATGGGAAACATACACTCGTATTCCCATCTTTGACTCAGTTCATTGTCAAAGGATGCCCTCAAATGGGGATTTTCTCACCAGGATCCATTGTAGCACCAATTTTGAGGGGAGTTGAAgtggaaaataaaagaaaacgatGGAAAGGTGATCTTAATACTACTATTGAACAATTATTCAAAGATAATCAG GAAGTCTCACAATTTAATGAGGATTAA
- the LOC112727721 gene encoding uncharacterized protein produces the protein MQILQWVLFKRVHEQKGECNISDTPTKREATSTTYKKGKGKDIVALKHYSRRYKRTKRVEESKIGCIRLKAFAFICGKDIPKACFYRTLNLNKRRDFVHSMKMKREELSRGVGITKNEDSSSSSASQNVGNKKVLPITEGSSTNSSERSEQHFKTVENKKNKKKSISKMKEILRWAAAAKSDKSRRKFNGQKVLEFRRDGTTKSSSVKNEDDEVGIESPKISFSLDMERCSTTYSVYSSATSTDSYSFIENQRAHIAHSNINVSVQGCGYTNNCRHENWITTDSEFVVLEL, from the exons ATGCAG ATTCTTCAATGGGTATTGTTTAAGAGGGTCCATGAACAAAAAGGAGAGTGCAACATTTCTGATACTCCAACTAAAAGAGAAGCTACCAGTACCACTT atAAAAAAGGTAAAGGAAAAGATATAGTTGCATTGAAGCATTATAGTAGAAGATACAAAAGAACAAAGAGAGTTGAAGAGAGCAAGATTGGGTGCATCAGACTGAAAGCGTTTGCTTTTATATGTGGAAAAGATATTCCAAAGGCTTGTTTTTACCGAACCTTGAACTTGAATAAAAGAAGGGATTTTGTTCACTCAATGAAGATGAAGAGAGAGGAATTGTCAAGAGGAGTGGGAATCACCAAGAAtgaagattcttcttcttcttctgcttctcagAATGTTGGGAATAAGAAGGTTTTGCCAATAACTGAAGGATCATCAACAAACTCAAGTGAAAGAAGTGAGCAGCATTTCAAAAccgtagaaaataagaagaacaagaagaagagtaTTTCAAAAATGAAAGAGATTCTTAGATGGGCGGCTGCTGCTAAATCAGATAAGAGTAGAAGGAAATTCAATGGACAAAAG GTCTTAGAGTTCAGAAGAGATGGGACCACAAAATCATCATCAGTTAAAAATGAAGATGATGAAGTTGGCATTGAGTCACCAAAGATCAGTTTCTCATTGGATATGGAACGTTGCTCCACCACATACTCTGTATACTCATCAGCAACATCAACAGATTCTTATTCCTTCATTGAAAATCAAAGAGCACACATTGCACATTCTAATATTAATGTTTCGGTTCAAGGGTGCGGTTATACCAACAATTGTAGACATGAAAATTGGATCACTACTGACTCTGAAT TTGTGGTGCTGGAACTATGA